Proteins encoded together in one Cellulomonas gilvus ATCC 13127 window:
- a CDS encoding sigma-70 family RNA polymerase sigma factor encodes MPHRADDVLTELVHRRGPALVAYAHLLSGDHAAAQDLVQDALVRVFGRLRRGFTPDSAEAYVRRAILTVFLDDRRRQGRFAGVRHVVATPDEAPPEPPADARLDLRTALATLGPQHRAAVVLRYYDDLTVPEVAACMNVSTGTAKRYVHDALRRLEGVLGPLATGDDDEATAVVPLAARSRAGEEDS; translated from the coding sequence GTGCCGCACAGGGCAGACGACGTGCTCACCGAGCTGGTCCACCGACGCGGACCCGCGCTCGTGGCGTACGCGCACCTGCTCAGCGGGGACCACGCGGCGGCGCAGGACCTGGTGCAGGACGCCCTGGTCCGGGTGTTCGGCCGGCTCCGGCGCGGCTTCACCCCCGACTCCGCCGAGGCCTACGTGCGCCGCGCGATCCTCACCGTGTTCCTCGACGACCGCCGGCGTCAGGGCCGGTTCGCGGGCGTGCGGCACGTCGTCGCGACGCCCGACGAGGCCCCACCCGAACCGCCGGCCGACGCCCGCCTGGACCTGCGCACCGCGCTCGCCACGCTCGGCCCGCAGCACCGCGCCGCCGTGGTGCTGCGCTACTACGACGACCTGACCGTGCCCGAGGTCGCCGCCTGCATGAACGTCTCCACCGGCACAGCCAAGCGCTACGTGCACGACGCCCTGCGTCGGCTCGAGGGCGTCCTGGGCCCGCTCGCCACCGGGGACGACGACGAGGCGACGGCCGTGGTGCCGCTGGCAGCCCGCTCCCGCGCGGGCGAGGAGGACTCATGA